A section of the Candidatus Omnitrophota bacterium genome encodes:
- a CDS encoding phosphoribosylaminoimidazolesuccinocarboxamide synthase: MQKGNKIYEGKAKILYETDNQDLLIQYFKDDATAFDATKRGQINNKGICNNKISIKIFEYLEKEGVPTHFEKVLNDREMLVKRVEIIPVEVTIRNIVAGGMSKLLGLEEGIVLKEPVLEYHYKDDSLHDPLINKYHIFALGLASEVELKTIDDFSFKVNDKLREFFSNIGIDLVDFKLEFGRFKGKILLADEISPDTCRLWEKGTGRKMDKDRFRRDLGRIEETYQEVTKRILA; encoded by the coding sequence ATGCAAAAAGGCAACAAGATATACGAGGGGAAAGCAAAGATTCTCTATGAGACAGATAATCAGGATCTCTTGATTCAGTATTTTAAGGATGATGCCACAGCCTTTGATGCTACCAAACGCGGTCAGATTAATAATAAGGGTATTTGCAATAACAAAATATCCATAAAGATCTTCGAATATCTAGAAAAAGAAGGTGTGCCTACGCATTTTGAAAAGGTGCTTAATGACAGAGAGATGCTTGTTAAGCGCGTTGAGATTATTCCGGTTGAGGTAACAATACGTAACATTGTTGCCGGTGGCATGAGTAAATTGCTGGGATTGGAAGAAGGCATAGTTTTAAAGGAGCCGGTTTTGGAGTATCATTATAAAGACGATTCCTTGCATGATCCATTGATTAATAAATATCACATTTTTGCCCTGGGTTTAGCCAGCGAGGTGGAGCTTAAAACTATTGATGATTTTTCGTTTAAGGTTAACGATAAACTGCGTGAGTTCTTTTCTAATATAGGAATAGACTTGGTTGATTTTAAACTTGAATTTGGTAGATTTAAAGGAAAGATATTATTAGCAGATGAGATTTCACCCGATACCTGTCGACTCTGGGAGAAAGGAACAGGCAGAAAAATGGATAAAGACAGGTTCAGGCGTGACCTGGGGAGAATCGAAGAAACCTACCAGGAAGTGACAAAGCGAATTTTAGCTTGA
- a CDS encoding TIGR00730 family Rossman fold protein: protein MSKKNSKSGFISEDPWRVFRIMSEFVEGFEVMSQIGPAMAIFGSSRTKRGDKYYKIAERIAYYLAKSGYAIITGGGPGIMEAANKGANMAKGKSVGFNIHIPSEQKANSYVKILLDFRYFFVRKVMFAKYAKAFVILPGGFGTLDELFESITLVQTKRIEPFPIILVGSSYWAGLLDWIKVSVLKNSCISRKDLEIFSIADSPKEVAQIIKRFYKHG, encoded by the coding sequence ATGAGCAAGAAAAATTCCAAGAGTGGATTTATCTCTGAAGATCCTTGGCGAGTATTTCGCATTATGTCTGAGTTTGTGGAGGGGTTTGAGGTTATGTCCCAGATCGGTCCAGCCATGGCTATTTTTGGTTCATCGCGCACGAAGAGAGGCGATAAATATTACAAGATTGCCGAAAGAATAGCCTATTATTTAGCAAAGAGTGGTTACGCGATTATTACTGGCGGCGGGCCAGGTATTATGGAGGCGGCTAATAAAGGTGCCAACATGGCAAAGGGGAAATCCGTCGGCTTTAATATCCATATTCCGAGTGAACAGAAGGCAAACTCCTATGTTAAAATCTTGCTTGATTTTAGATATTTCTTTGTGCGTAAGGTAATGTTTGCAAAATATGCCAAGGCATTTGTAATCTTGCCCGGGGGTTTTGGCACCTTGGATGAATTATTTGAATCAATTACCTTAGTTCAGACAAAACGCATTGAACCCTTCCCCATTATTTTGGTAGGGAGTTCCTATTGGGCAGGACTGCTTGATTGGATTAAGGTTTCGGTGTTAAAAAATAGTTGTATTTCTAGAAAAGATTTAGAGATTTTTAGCATTGCCGACAGCCCCAAAGAGGTAGCGCAGATAATAAAGAGATTTTATAAGCACGGTTAA
- a CDS encoding amidophosphoribosyltransferase translates to MPLGIYSQEKDYYPREHCGLFGIYGAREASYLTYLGLYALQHRGEESAGIVSSDKGIISIYKNMGLVNEVFTPARLKTLKGSIAFGHIRYSTTGSSSIKNAQPIVIDHLGSSLSIGHNGNLVNSLSLKKQLEAKGSIFRTATDSEIILHLMARAKTRSLKGMLTYALSKIKGAYSLILMTNDALIGVRDPGGFRPLSLGKKGKGLCLASETCAFDLVGAQFIRDIRPGEVVIIDRKGLHSFFPLKVRQKPSYCIFEHIYFSRPDSFLFGESVHVVRGRLGENLAKEHPVDADIVASVPDSGNSASLGFSHASGIPLEMAIIRNHYVGRTFIQPHQEIRDLRVKLKFNLIKDIIKGKRVVIVDDSIVRGTTSRIRVNSLKEAGAKEVHLRISCPPHKFACFYGIDFPRSSELIANRLNLREREKFLGVDSLRYLSLEGLQVSVESPSCNYCFACFTGTYPVAFENKGKYDLEPRC, encoded by the coding sequence ATGCCTTTAGGTATTTATAGCCAAGAGAAGGATTATTATCCGAGAGAGCACTGCGGGCTTTTTGGTATATATGGTGCCAGAGAAGCAAGCTATTTGACATATTTAGGGTTGTATGCGCTCCAGCACCGGGGTGAGGAGTCAGCAGGAATTGTCAGCTCTGATAAAGGAATAATCTCTATATACAAAAATATGGGCTTAGTTAATGAGGTCTTCACTCCTGCGAGGCTAAAGACTCTTAAAGGCAGCATTGCCTTTGGTCATATTCGTTATTCTACCACTGGCTCAAGCTCAATAAAGAATGCCCAACCAATAGTGATTGACCATCTGGGCAGCTCTTTATCTATAGGTCATAATGGTAACTTGGTAAATAGTCTAAGCCTAAAGAAACAGCTAGAGGCGAAAGGCTCAATCTTTAGGACCGCTACTGATTCTGAGATTATCCTGCATCTTATGGCCAGGGCCAAGACTAGAAGCCTGAAAGGGATGCTGACGTATGCCCTTAGTAAGATTAAAGGAGCCTATTCTCTTATTTTAATGACTAATGATGCCTTAATTGGTGTGCGTGATCCTGGAGGTTTTAGGCCACTTTCTCTGGGCAAGAAAGGTAAAGGCCTTTGTTTAGCCTCTGAGACATGCGCCTTTGATTTAGTGGGTGCCCAGTTTATAAGAGACATCAGGCCAGGGGAGGTAGTTATCATTGACCGCAAGGGGCTGCATTCCTTTTTTCCTTTAAAAGTCAGACAGAAACCTTCTTATTGTATATTTGAACATATATATTTTTCCCGACCAGACTCATTTTTATTCGGGGAGTCGGTTCACGTTGTACGAGGGCGTCTAGGAGAGAATTTGGCAAAAGAACATCCTGTGGATGCAGATATTGTGGCCAGTGTTCCTGATTCAGGAAATTCTGCCAGCTTAGGTTTTTCCCATGCCAGCGGCATACCCCTAGAGATGGCCATTATTCGTAATCACTACGTAGGTCGGACCTTTATCCAGCCACATCAGGAAATTCGCGATTTAAGGGTGAAGCTAAAGTTCAATTTAATAAAAGATATAATTAAGGGAAAGAGGGTGGTAATTGTAGATGACTCTATTGTGCGGGGGACAACTTCACGTATCCGTGTCAATAGCCTTAAAGAAGCAGGAGCAAAAGAAGTGCATTTACGTATCTCTTGTCCGCCCCATAAATTTGCCTGTTTCTATGGTATAGATTTTCCTCGCTCTAGTGAGTTGATTGCCAATAGATTGAATTTACGAGAAAGAGAAAAGTTTTTAGGTGTGGATAGTTTAAGATATTTAAGTTTAGAAGGTTTACAAGTTTCAGTTGAATCGCCCAGCTGTAATTATTGCTTTGCCTGTTTTACTGGAACTTATCCAGTTGCCTTTGAGAACAAAGG
- the purL gene encoding phosphoribosylformylglycinamidine synthase subunit PurL, with product MEEFKMSESTIVITKEIIEKEGLSLEEYERIKEFIGREPNYTELGMFSAMWSEHCSYKNSRPVLKIFPTKGKQVLQGPGENAGIVDIGEGYGVAFKMESHNHPSAVEPYEASATGGGGCMRDIFTMGARPVALLGSIRLGALGDKKVQWLFKEIGRGFSSYANVVEVPVVGGEIYFDQSYEGNPLVNAMTVGILKHGEITRAKAAGIGNIVAMIGGDTGKDGVGGAAFASGGLQAGAQEDTSSVAIGDPQMGKNLREASLELIKSGIVVGMQDMGAAGLVCSTSETASKGNVGIEIDISKVRKRVANMNAYEIMLSESQERMLVILEKDKIAQAKEICDKYCVPLDIIGLVKEGDMLTVREGDNVVAEVPAKALTEKAPVYIREEKKPDFSKFKLDLKEISQPKDYNQVLIKLLSSPTIADKNIAYSKSDASLFSRVIIKSGQADAAVIKVTERRGVAATTNCNGTYCRLNPRLGGQIAVAESARNLVCVGAKPLAITDCLNFGNPTDPEIFWGFRKCCQGIADACKTLDTPVVSGNVSFYNENPKGTVDPTPAIGMVGVIEDINKVQTQDFKEEGDVILLLGQTKEEIGGSEYLKVIHNLKKGDAPSLDLEREKALCEVVLTAIRQGLVQSAHDCSEGGLAIALAESCISNPVKKLGARIDSAGQNIRTDALLFGETQSRIILSAKQEKVQEIMQIAKEHKIPISIIGKVGGNRLLINQSIDISVDELNKAWRNSIGNYLK from the coding sequence ATGGAGGAATTTAAGATGTCTGAGAGTACAATTGTCATTACAAAAGAGATAATCGAAAAAGAAGGATTATCTTTAGAAGAATACGAGAGGATAAAAGAGTTTATTGGTCGGGAGCCTAATTATACAGAGTTAGGGATGTTTTCGGCAATGTGGAGTGAACATTGTTCCTATAAAAATTCAAGGCCGGTATTAAAAATTTTTCCCACTAAGGGAAAACAAGTTCTTCAAGGCCCTGGTGAAAATGCAGGGATTGTTGATATCGGCGAGGGCTATGGTGTTGCTTTTAAGATGGAATCACATAACCATCCTTCTGCTGTTGAGCCTTATGAGGCTTCTGCTACGGGCGGAGGGGGTTGTATGAGAGATATTTTTACCATGGGCGCAAGGCCGGTTGCCTTGTTGGGATCGATAAGATTAGGTGCTTTAGGTGATAAAAAGGTCCAATGGTTATTTAAGGAGATAGGAAGAGGCTTTAGTAGCTATGCTAATGTCGTTGAAGTACCGGTTGTTGGAGGAGAAATATATTTCGATCAAAGCTATGAAGGCAACCCCTTAGTTAATGCAATGACAGTCGGCATCCTCAAGCACGGTGAAATTACCAGGGCTAAAGCAGCCGGCATAGGTAATATTGTAGCAATGATTGGCGGCGATACTGGTAAAGACGGCGTAGGAGGAGCTGCTTTTGCATCTGGAGGGCTGCAGGCCGGCGCTCAAGAGGATACATCTTCAGTTGCTATTGGAGATCCGCAAATGGGCAAAAATTTAAGGGAGGCCTCCTTAGAGCTTATTAAATCAGGCATAGTTGTCGGTATGCAGGATATGGGAGCAGCCGGCTTAGTTTGTTCGACCTCGGAGACCGCATCAAAGGGCAATGTTGGAATAGAGATTGATATTAGTAAGGTTAGGAAGCGCGTTGCTAATATGAATGCCTATGAGATAATGCTTTCTGAAAGCCAGGAAAGAATGTTAGTTATTCTGGAGAAGGATAAAATAGCCCAGGCCAAGGAGATCTGCGATAAATACTGCGTTCCTCTAGATATTATTGGTTTGGTAAAAGAAGGGGATATGCTAACAGTTAGAGAAGGGGATAATGTGGTAGCAGAGGTGCCGGCAAAGGCATTGACGGAGAAAGCGCCCGTTTATATTAGAGAAGAAAAAAAGCCGGATTTTTCTAAGTTTAAATTAGACCTCAAAGAGATAAGTCAGCCAAAAGATTATAACCAGGTTTTAATTAAATTATTGAGCTCGCCGACAATAGCAGATAAAAATATAGCTTATAGCAAGAGTGATGCGAGTTTATTCTCTAGGGTTATAATAAAGTCGGGCCAGGCAGATGCAGCGGTGATTAAGGTTACCGAAAGAAGAGGCGTTGCTGCCACTACTAACTGTAATGGGACCTATTGTAGGCTTAATCCTAGATTGGGAGGCCAAATTGCAGTAGCAGAATCAGCTAGGAATTTAGTTTGCGTGGGAGCAAAGCCCTTAGCTATTACCGATTGTCTAAATTTCGGTAATCCAACAGATCCTGAAATATTTTGGGGCTTTAGAAAATGCTGCCAAGGAATAGCAGATGCCTGCAAGACTTTAGATACTCCGGTGGTAAGCGGTAATGTGAGTTTCTATAATGAAAATCCGAAAGGTACTGTAGATCCTACTCCGGCTATTGGCATGGTCGGGGTTATCGAAGATATTAATAAAGTGCAGACCCAAGATTTTAAAGAGGAAGGAGATGTCATTTTATTATTAGGCCAGACAAAAGAGGAAATTGGAGGCTCTGAGTATCTTAAGGTTATTCATAACTTAAAAAAGGGAGATGCCCCTTCTTTAGATTTAGAAAGAGAGAAGGCACTTTGTGAGGTTGTTCTTACTGCAATAAGGCAAGGGTTAGTTCAGTCTGCGCACGATTGTTCTGAAGGAGGTTTAGCTATCGCCTTAGCAGAGAGTTGTATAAGCAATCCAGTTAAGAAACTGGGGGCTAGGATTGATTCAGCCGGTCAAAACATCAGAACAGATGCACTTTTATTTGGAGAGACACAATCGCGTATAATACTAAGTGCAAAGCAGGAGAAGGTCCAAGAAATAATGCAGATTGCCAAAGAGCATAAAATTCCAATTTCTATAATTGGCAAGGTGGGTGGCAATAGGCTCTTAATTAACCAATCAATAGATATATCTGTTGATGAGCTAAATAAAGCTTGGCGCAATTCAATAGGAAATTACCTTAAATAA